From Verrucomicrobiota bacterium, one genomic window encodes:
- a CDS encoding anaerobic sulfatase maturase, translating to MNWLFCVSKLAGWRLYFYFMGCASVQSKAPFHVMTKPIGPLCNLDCTYCFYLEKEALFKKGDSRRMQPDVLETYIRDYIESQPNDFVSFAWQGGEPTLLGVDYFRKAVEFQKKYANGKKIENAFQTNGTLIDDEWCEFFKQNDFLIGLSIDGPRALHDAYRIDKRRKPTFDLVMRGIKFLQKHSVRFNTLTCVNRKNMKSGKEVYKFLKSIGSDFMQFIPIVERKPGKEEEQIGFWLAEPPSDTMEEEDDLPVTAWSVRPQYYGQFLCDIFDEWIQADVGKIYVQMFDTVLGKWLGVPGGLCIFSETCGSAMAIEHTGDVYSCDHYVYGKHKVGNIMEQSLGEIVESPQQKKFGNDKRDSLPKMCQECEFKFACNGGCPKQRFMKTPAGDPGLNYLCQGYMMFYKHSQAAMLAMAQLYRMGRPPAEIMSARSRK from the coding sequence TTGAACTGGCTTTTTTGTGTTTCCAAATTAGCGGGATGGCGATTGTATTTCTATTTTATGGGATGCGCCTCCGTTCAGTCCAAAGCACCGTTTCATGTCATGACCAAGCCCATTGGGCCATTGTGTAATCTTGACTGTACCTACTGTTTCTATCTGGAAAAGGAAGCGCTGTTTAAGAAAGGCGATTCAAGAAGAATGCAGCCCGACGTATTGGAAACCTATATACGTGATTACATTGAATCCCAACCCAATGACTTTGTCTCATTTGCCTGGCAGGGTGGGGAACCCACTTTACTGGGTGTCGACTATTTCCGAAAGGCTGTTGAATTTCAGAAGAAATATGCCAACGGCAAAAAGATAGAAAATGCGTTTCAGACAAATGGAACGTTAATTGACGACGAATGGTGCGAGTTTTTTAAGCAGAATGATTTTCTGATCGGATTAAGTATCGACGGACCACGTGCGCTCCATGATGCCTATCGCATTGATAAGCGTCGCAAGCCCACCTTTGACCTGGTCATGAGAGGCATCAAGTTTTTGCAAAAGCACAGCGTGCGTTTTAATACACTGACTTGTGTAAACCGAAAGAATATGAAGTCGGGAAAGGAAGTGTATAAATTCCTTAAGTCGATTGGTTCTGACTTTATGCAGTTCATTCCGATTGTAGAGCGCAAACCAGGCAAGGAGGAAGAGCAGATTGGTTTCTGGCTGGCAGAGCCACCGTCCGATACTATGGAGGAAGAAGATGATCTTCCAGTTACTGCTTGGAGTGTACGACCTCAATACTATGGTCAGTTTCTTTGCGATATCTTTGACGAATGGATCCAGGCAGATGTTGGAAAAATCTACGTCCAGATGTTCGATACCGTGTTAGGCAAATGGTTGGGTGTTCCAGGTGGGCTATGCATATTTAGTGAAACCTGTGGCTCGGCCATGGCGATCGAGCATACTGGAGATGTCTACTCCTGCGACCATTATGTATACGGCAAACATAAGGTCGGCAATATCATGGAGCAGTCCCTGGGTGAAATAGTGGAATCCCCGCAGCAGAAAAAATTTGGAAACGATAAGCGCGATTCACTCCCGAAGATGTGTCAGGAGTGTGAGTTTAAATTCGCCTGCAACGGTGGTTGTCCGAAACAGCGCTTTATGAAAACTCCTGCTGGTGATCCTGGGTTAAACTACCTGTGCCAGGGATATATGATGTTTTATAAACATAGCCAAGCTGCCATGCTTGCTATGGCTCAGTTGTATCGCATGGGGAGACCTCCTGCGGAAATCATGAGTGCGCGATCCAGAAAATGA
- a CDS encoding alpha/beta hydrolase: MKNDFRNMPPSEKARMIKRRIKPILVVGSLAFVFWFLVAVLKEKQDGATTDQLVTNSETSLRLRSQVRQWFRKTFPESAARSDEKFGFFEMEREEQPITHSSWVVLAHGLDEPGNLWADLGPALAENGFNVLEFRYPNDQPVHQSSLFLAEQLAGLIESEPSIDGLHLIGHSMGGLVLRNFITHPNMLPQAAWKEKVPVKTLIQLGTPNHGSWLATYRLPVELRDHLFKDYGMDAILGMIWDGAGEAQIDLKPESSFLKQLNERPFPKDIYWVGVAGTGSPVGLPKVQGWADSLNIPLNESIENIQATFPELFKGSGDGVVSIDSLRCEEMNEVFLVDAHHRDMVRNPKVDEPPAIPIVIEVLRR; this comes from the coding sequence ATGAAAAATGATTTTCGAAATATGCCGCCTTCAGAGAAGGCCAGAATGATCAAGCGGCGGATCAAACCCATTCTTGTGGTTGGTTCTCTGGCGTTTGTGTTTTGGTTCCTTGTAGCCGTATTAAAGGAAAAGCAAGATGGTGCTACGACGGATCAACTTGTCACAAACTCAGAAACTTCTCTGCGTTTGCGATCTCAGGTCCGGCAATGGTTTCGTAAAACGTTTCCGGAGTCGGCAGCCCGCTCGGATGAAAAATTCGGGTTTTTCGAAATGGAGCGAGAAGAGCAGCCCATTACCCATTCTAGTTGGGTAGTACTGGCGCATGGCCTCGATGAACCTGGCAATCTTTGGGCTGATCTTGGTCCTGCGTTGGCAGAGAATGGATTTAATGTGCTCGAGTTCCGCTATCCGAATGATCAACCGGTCCATCAGTCATCCCTGTTTTTAGCCGAGCAACTTGCGGGTTTGATCGAATCGGAGCCCTCAATCGATGGATTACACCTTATTGGTCATTCCATGGGAGGATTGGTGCTGCGCAATTTCATTACCCATCCTAATATGCTGCCTCAAGCTGCATGGAAGGAAAAAGTACCCGTCAAAACCTTGATTCAATTGGGCACTCCCAATCATGGTTCCTGGTTGGCGACTTATCGATTGCCTGTTGAGCTACGCGATCATTTGTTTAAAGATTATGGTATGGATGCCATACTTGGAATGATTTGGGATGGTGCTGGAGAAGCGCAGATTGATCTAAAGCCCGAGAGTAGTTTTCTAAAGCAACTAAATGAGAGGCCCTTCCCTAAAGACATTTATTGGGTTGGTGTCGCAGGGACCGGTAGTCCGGTCGGGCTTCCCAAAGTCCAAGGCTGGGCCGATTCCCTTAACATTCCCCTGAATGAATCGATTGAAAACATTCAGGCCACATTCCCAGAGCTATTCAAAGGTTCTGGCGATGGAGTGGTCTCTATTGATTCCCTGCGGTGCGAGGAGATGAACGAAGTCTTTTTGGTCGATGCTCACCATCGTGATATGGTTCGAAATCCGAAAGTAGACGAACCTCCCGCTATTCCGATTGTGATAGAAGTGCTGCGCAGATAA